The genomic DNA TGGTTCCGTTCTGTCCCGAAGGGGAGAGCGAAGAATTTCCGGGCGAACCCAGTGTCGAACTGCTCGCGACCGTGCGTAATCGGGCGGCCCGCCATATCGACCTTATGCCCGCATGGGAAAAGTGCGGCGAGTCTATCGTCGGAACCGCGCTCCTGGATGGTGAAAAGCTCATCCCGTCAACCCTGCCCAAGCCGACCAAGGAACGGCCTAATGTGGCCGTGGTCAGCAGCAACGGCATGGATATCGACCTGCATCTCGGTCACGCTTCCAAGCTGCTCATTTACGGTCCGCGTGAAGATGGTCTCGCCTGTCTGCTCGAAACCCGTAACGCGCCTGCTCCGGGGAGTGGGCCTTCAAGGTGGGAACAGCTTGCCAGTACGCTCGACGATTGCTTCGTGCTGCTGGCGGCCAATGCGGGCGAGCGTCCCAGAACGAATTTAAGCCGCCTCGGCATCTCCGTGATCGTCACGGACGAAGAGATCGAAGGCACCGTCGACGTGCTTTACGGCGGCGGCAAGAAGAAGGGCAAGTGCCGCAAGTAGCGGATTGGAAAAGTATAAAGGAGAGAGAAATGGCTATCCCAGAAAGAATGATCATCTGTTGTCAGAGTTTCCGCGCAGGCGGCGAACCAAAAGGCATCTGCCACAAGCAGACTGACGGTTTCCTTCAGTACATCGAAGAGGAAATCATTGATCGCGGTCTCGACGCGCTGGTGGTGGCAAGCTCCTGCCTCAAGCAGTGTGAGTCCGGTCCCATCATCGTTGTTCAGCCTGAGAACTGGTGGTTCAAGGGCGTGGATTCCGAAGAGGCCATCGACGAGATCCTGGACGCTCTCGAAGAGGGCGAACCCTGCGCCGAATATTTGGCCGCCTAGAGAGGGTATGCCATGCCGAAAGCCGTGACCATCCGCCCTGCACGCCATTCAGACATCGACAGTCTCGTTTTGCTCCTTGGGGAACTGTTTTCCATTGAGGAGGATTTCGTTGTCGAGGGAGAGAGACAGCGACGCGGTCTGGAAATGTTGCTGAATCAAGGTCGGGGACGCATCCTGACCGCTGTGTCCGCTGATGGAACTGTCGTTGGCATGTGCACGGGGCAGTTGACGGTTTCCACGGCTGAAGGCGGTCCCGCCGTCCTTATCGAGGACGTCATCGTCCGTGAGGATTGGCGGGGCCATGGCGTGGGGGCGCAGCTCATGGATTCCATTACCGCATGGGCGCGCGACAACGAGGCGACCCGCATCCAACTGCTGGCCGACAGGAACAATCAGCCTGCACTGCAATTTTACAAATACCTTGGTTGGGAACCGACACAACTGATTTGTCAGAGAAAACGACTGTAACTCATTGAGGGAAGAACAATGAGCACCACGATATTAGAAGAAAGAAAGAGTCAGATTCACCGGACCGGTTCCGGCGACATCGACATAGCCTGCAACCGGGAATCCTTGGCCGGAGCCGTCAGCCAGCGCGCCTGCGTGTTCTGTGGTTCCCGCGTGGTCCTGTACCCCATCGCCGACGCGCTGCACCTCGTGCACGGCCCCATCGGCTGCGCGGTTTACACATGGGATATCCGCGGCGCGCTTTCCAGCGGCCCGGAACTGCATCGCCTCTCGTTCTCCACGGATTTGCAGGAGACCGATGTCATCTTCGGCGGTGAAAAGAAGCTTGAGGCCGCGCTTGATGAACTCATCGACAGGCATTCGCCCAAAGCCGCGTTTGTCTATTCCACCTGCATCGTCGGGTTGATCGGCGACGACCTTGAAGCCGTCTGCCGCAAGATGTCCGAGAAGAAGGGTATCCCGGTCCTGCCGGTCCAATCCGAAGGCTTCAAGGGCAGCAAGCGTGAAGGGTATCTCGCCGCGTGCAAGGCTATGTTCAAGCTCATCGGCAAGGGAGATACGTCCGACGTCTCGCCGCTATCCGTCAATATCTTCGGCGATTTCAACCTTGCCGGTGAAATCTGGATCGTGCGCGAATATTTTGAAAAAATGGGCGTGCAGGTCGTTGCCAATGTTACCGGCGACGGGCGCGTTGCCGACATTGAAAAGTGTCACGGCGCAGCTCTGAATCTTGTTCAGTGTTCCGGCGCGACCCTCGACCTGGCCAAGATGATGGAAGAGGAATACGGCATCCCATACGAGCGCGTCTCCTACCTCGGCATTGAGGACATGGCCGACTCCCTTTACAAGGTGGCCGACTTTTTCAAGGACAAGGACCCCGGTATTGTTGAGCGCACCCAGAATCTCGTCCGTGGTGAACTGGAAAAGCTGATGCCTGAACTGGCACGGTTCCGCCGCGATCTCGAAGGCAAGAAGGTCGCCATGTACGTGGGCGGCTCGTTCAAGGCGTTTTCGCTTATCAAGGCTTTCCGCCACCTCGGTATGAAGTGTGTCATGGTCGGTTCCCAGACCGGCACCAAGGAAGATTACGCCGAACTGGCCCAGATTTCCGATCCCGATACCGTTATCATCGACGACGCCAACCCGCTCGAACTGTCCCATTTCATCAAAGAAAAGGACGTGGACGTTTTCGTGGGCGGGGTCAAGGAACGCCCCATCGCATTCAAGCTCGGTGTCGGTTTCTGCGACCACAATCATGAACGCAAGGAAGCACTGGAAGGATTTGTCGGCATGTACAACTTTGCCAGGGAAATCCATTCCTCGGTCATGTCGCCCGTCTGGCAGTTCGCCCCACGCCGCGCCAACCGCTTGGCAGAAGAGACGAAGGAGGCCGTCAATGAGTAATGCAGTGAAGAAGGCATCCAATCCCAATTATGTTTCCACTACCAACGCCTGCAAGCTGTGCACTCCGCTCGGCGCATCCCTCGCCTTCCGGGGCGTGGAAGGCGGCATCCCGTTCCTGCACGGTTCGCAGGGCTGCGCCACCTACATGCGGCGTTACGTCATCTCTCATTATCGTGAACCCGTGGACATTGCTTCTTCCGCGCTGGGCGAAAAACACGCCATTTACGGCGGTGCGCCCAACCTCAAGAAGGGCATCCTCAACGTCATGAAGAAGTACGAGCCGTCCTGTATCGGCATCGCCACCACCTGCCTCACCGAGACCATCGGCGACGATGTGCCCATGATTCTCAAGGAGTTCAGGAGCGAATTCGGTGATCTCGACCTGCCCGAACTGGTGCAGGTCTCCACCCCCAGCTACAACGGTACGCACACCGACGGCTGGCACGGTGCGGTCCGTTCCCTCGTTGAACAGCTGTGCACTTCCAAGGCCGCTGATACCGGACGCGTAAACATCCTGCCGAACATGGTCTCGTGCGAGGACGTCCGCCACTTGCGCGATATCTGCCGTGATTTCAGCATAAATGCCACTATCCTGCCCGATATCTCGGAAACCCTCGATGGCCCCGCGCTGGAAGATTACGTGAAAATCCCGTCCGGGGGCACGCCCCTCAGCGAGATCAGGGAAATGTCTGGCGCGCTCGGCACAATCGAGTTCGGACGCTGCCTTCCCAAGCAGACGGGAGGCTCCTCCCTGGAGCGCGATTTCGGTGTGGCAAACCACCGTATCGGCCTGCCCATGGGGCTGCGCGAATCCGACCGTTTCCTTGAAACGCTGGAAGAGATTTCCGGCACGATCATGCCTCGCCGATACGAACTGGAGCGGGGCCGCCTCATCGACGCTTATGTAGACGGGCACAGGTATGTGTTCGGCAAGCGGGCCGTGGTCTACGGCGAGGAAGACCTCGTTGTCGGCCTGTGCGCCTTCCTTGCCGAAATCGGCGTAGACGTGGTGCTGGCAGGTTCCGGTTCCCGCAGGAAAGGCATGGAGGACGCCATCGCCAAGGTCACGGACGGCGTGGCCCGCAAGACCCCTGAAGTCTGCGAGGGCGTGGATTTCCACGATATCGCAGAAAAGGCCGAGGCCCTTAGGCCTGACCTGCTCATTGGTCATTCCAAGGGCTACAGATATGCCAAGGCGTGGAATATCCCGCTTATTCGCGTGGGCTTTCCGGTTCATGACCGTTTTGGCGGCCAGCGCACCCTGCACCTCGGCTATCGCGGCGCGCTCAATCTGTTCGATCGTGTGGTCAACGCCGTCATTGAAAAGAAGCAGTCCGATTCACCCGTCGGCTACGGATATATCTAGGAAGATCAGGCTTACAGGAGATTATTATGCATAAGGACATCACCAAGCACCCCTGTTTCAACAAGGAAACCGCAGGAAGCTGCGGCCGTGTACACCTGCCCGTGGCACCTAAGTGCAACATCCAGTGCAACTACTGCAACCGCAAGTACGACTGTGTGAACGAGTCCCGCCCCGGCGTGACGAGCAGTGTGCTCAAGCCGTTTCAGGCTGTTGAGTACATGGATAAAGTGCTGGCAAAAGAACCGAGGATAACGGTTGCAGGTATTGCCGGACCGGGTGACCCGTTTGCCAATCCAGCCGAAACCATCGAGACCATGCGCCTGCTTAACCAGAATCATCCCCACCTCCTGTTCTGCCTGTCGAGCAACGGTATGGGCATCCTGCCGTATCTTGACGACATCGCCGAACTCGGTGTGTCCCATGTGACCATCACCATTTCCGCCGTGGACCCGAAGGTCGGCGCGCAGATTTACGCTTGGGTCAAAGACGGCAATGTCGTCTACCACGGTGAGAAGGGGGCTGAAGTGCTCCTTGACCGTCAGCTCCGGGCTATCAAGGGCCTCAAGGAGCGTGGCATTATTGTCAAGGTCAATTCCATCGTCATTCCCGGCATCAACGATGAACATATCATCGAAGTCGCCAAAGTCTGTGCCACTCTTGGTGCGGACATACAGAACATGATTCCGCTCAAGCCCACGGCTGACACTCCGTTCTCGCACTTGTCCGAACCGGGGCGGGAAACCGTGTTGCCGCTGCGTAGGGAAGGCGGAGAGTTCATTGAACAGATGACGCATTGCAAACGGTGTCGAGCCGATGCGGTCGGACTGCTCGGCAAGGATCAGTCCGCGTCCCTGTGCGGCACTTTGCAGGCCTGCTCCAAACTCAAGCCGCTGGAAGCCAAGTTGGCGCGTCCGCACGTCGCCGTCGCCACCCGTGAGGGCATGCTCGTGAATCAGCATCTCGGCGAGGCCACGTCCTTCCAGATTTGGTCCGAGGCTGATACCGGTGGTTACCGTTTCATTGAGGAAAGACAGGCTCCGGAGGTGGGCTGCGGTCCTCAGCGATGGGCCGATTTGTCCGACGTGCTCAAGGACTGCCGTGCCGTTCTGTCCGCTGCCATCGGTGAAACTCCACGCATGACTCTGGAGAAGAACGGGGTGAAGCCGTACGTTGTGGATGGGGTTATTGAAGATGCCTTGCGATTTGTTTACGAGGGCGGTGATATGAATGCTCTGAAGGTTCGTCGGACCGGTATTGGCGGCGGGTGCGCTGGAGGTGGAGGCGGCTGCGGCTAGCTTCAAGCTCGAACAATTAAAATCAGACAGCCCCGTCCTTGTCGATCAGGACGGGGCTGTCTGGTTGGAAGGTGTGTATGGAGAAAACCGTTGTGCCTATGCTTGCTTTTGTCTTCGTAACTGTGCACGGCCTTCCGCAATCATGGCTTCAAGGCCATACTTCTTGACCCGGTATCCCATTTGGCGCGGCGTAATGCCGAGGGATTCGGCGGCCTTGTATTGAAGCCATTCATTGCGCTTCAGGGACGCCACCACTTTGTTTTTCTCGAATTCTTTGAGCGACATGGTGCGTGTGGTGGGCTCACTGATTTGCATGACTTCCTGTGCGGCGGCTGTCTGGCCCGGTGTCAGGTAGGGCCGGAGAAAATCCAGCCCGATGCGTTCGGTGTCGGACATGATGACCAAACGTTCGATGAGGTTTTGCATCTCGCGAACGTTGCCCGGCCAGTCATAACGGATGAGTGCCTCAAGTGCAGAGGGCGTGAAATGCACGGACCTCCCGTAGTCGTCAGCCATTTGCGACATGAAGTGGTTGAGCAGCTCCGTGATGTCCTCCTTCCGCTCGCGCAGGGCGGGCACTCGTATCGGAAAGACGTTCAGGCGATAGTAGAGGTCGAGGCGAAATTTTCCCCGCTCCATGAGGTCGGTGAGGTCTCGGTTGGTTGCTGTGAGGATGCGGACATCAATGGTCTTGGTCTTGTTGCTTCCCAGCCGTTCCAATTCCTTTTCCTGCAACACGCGCAATAGTTTGGACTGGAGCGCAATGGGCAACTCGCCGATTTCATCAAGGAATATGGTGCCGTTGTGCGCTTCCTCGAACCTTCCTGGGCGGGTGGAAGTGGCTCCTGTGAACGCGCCTT from uncultured Pseudodesulfovibrio sp. includes the following:
- the nifE gene encoding nitrogenase iron-molybdenum cofactor biosynthesis protein NifE; this translates as MSTTILEERKSQIHRTGSGDIDIACNRESLAGAVSQRACVFCGSRVVLYPIADALHLVHGPIGCAVYTWDIRGALSSGPELHRLSFSTDLQETDVIFGGEKKLEAALDELIDRHSPKAAFVYSTCIVGLIGDDLEAVCRKMSEKKGIPVLPVQSEGFKGSKREGYLAACKAMFKLIGKGDTSDVSPLSVNIFGDFNLAGEIWIVREYFEKMGVQVVANVTGDGRVADIEKCHGAALNLVQCSGATLDLAKMMEEEYGIPYERVSYLGIEDMADSLYKVADFFKDKDPGIVERTQNLVRGELEKLMPELARFRRDLEGKKVAMYVGGSFKAFSLIKAFRHLGMKCVMVGSQTGTKEDYAELAQISDPDTVIIDDANPLELSHFIKEKDVDVFVGGVKERPIAFKLGVGFCDHNHERKEALEGFVGMYNFAREIHSSVMSPVWQFAPRRANRLAEETKEAVNE
- a CDS encoding radical SAM protein, with the translated sequence MHKDITKHPCFNKETAGSCGRVHLPVAPKCNIQCNYCNRKYDCVNESRPGVTSSVLKPFQAVEYMDKVLAKEPRITVAGIAGPGDPFANPAETIETMRLLNQNHPHLLFCLSSNGMGILPYLDDIAELGVSHVTITISAVDPKVGAQIYAWVKDGNVVYHGEKGAEVLLDRQLRAIKGLKERGIIVKVNSIVIPGINDEHIIEVAKVCATLGADIQNMIPLKPTADTPFSHLSEPGRETVLPLRREGGEFIEQMTHCKRCRADAVGLLGKDQSASLCGTLQACSKLKPLEAKLARPHVAVATREGMLVNQHLGEATSFQIWSEADTGGYRFIEERQAPEVGCGPQRWADLSDVLKDCRAVLSAAIGETPRMTLEKNGVKPYVVDGVIEDALRFVYEGGDMNALKVRRTGIGGGCAGGGGGCG
- a CDS encoding nitrogenase component 1; this translates as MSNAVKKASNPNYVSTTNACKLCTPLGASLAFRGVEGGIPFLHGSQGCATYMRRYVISHYREPVDIASSALGEKHAIYGGAPNLKKGILNVMKKYEPSCIGIATTCLTETIGDDVPMILKEFRSEFGDLDLPELVQVSTPSYNGTHTDGWHGAVRSLVEQLCTSKAADTGRVNILPNMVSCEDVRHLRDICRDFSINATILPDISETLDGPALEDYVKIPSGGTPLSEIREMSGALGTIEFGRCLPKQTGGSSLERDFGVANHRIGLPMGLRESDRFLETLEEISGTIMPRRYELERGRLIDAYVDGHRYVFGKRAVVYGEEDLVVGLCAFLAEIGVDVVLAGSGSRRKGMEDAIAKVTDGVARKTPEVCEGVDFHDIAEKAEALRPDLLIGHSKGYRYAKAWNIPLIRVGFPVHDRFGGQRTLHLGYRGALNLFDRVVNAVIEKKQSDSPVGYGYI
- a CDS encoding GNAT family N-acetyltransferase produces the protein MPKAVTIRPARHSDIDSLVLLLGELFSIEEDFVVEGERQRRGLEMLLNQGRGRILTAVSADGTVVGMCTGQLTVSTAEGGPAVLIEDVIVREDWRGHGVGAQLMDSITAWARDNEATRIQLLADRNNQPALQFYKYLGWEPTQLICQRKRL
- a CDS encoding (2Fe-2S) ferredoxin domain-containing protein, producing MAIPERMIICCQSFRAGGEPKGICHKQTDGFLQYIEEEIIDRGLDALVVASSCLKQCESGPIIVVQPENWWFKGVDSEEAIDEILDALEEGEPCAEYLAA